In Vicia villosa cultivar HV-30 ecotype Madison, WI linkage group LG7, Vvil1.0, whole genome shotgun sequence, the DNA window attcacatacaagccattgtatgatcagttcaagtatggccactcccatgatattaggcacacttcacatgctcaaagttttcacataacacacaccaaaaagcatgtgacacaacctaggaaatatcatgaaactcacattaagaattatcatgctgttcctccctctgcttacaatgttaaacctaaagtcaatcagaacttgaggagaactaacaagaaaggacccaagaagatgtgggtaccaaagaaaaagactatttcttttgcagattctcttggcgacaaagaagataaaagtcaacatgacatgtcacctggactcaagttggtctcaacacttgaagggaagaaggactgtcttccaagttctggtacttaaatctgtggaAGAATCTatattcgtaggagatcagaaaagaaagtttattagtcttggaaccatctgttttgtttgtttctaaagcattgatgtttcgttcttgattattctgaatgctctaaatgctacagaatatacaatattgaaacattgattgtggacgaatcaataaatatctggtttgataataaacttgtttctgatgaaacaaagcagcttaagaatttctgcagatacagttttgtcttatcagaagctgcagaacaaagaagtgaatctccagaagctgtgtatatcagaagtaatggatcagaagatcattcagatttatatcagcacacttcagaaggagtgtctccagaagagaaacttgatcaattcagaagtagtgatcggaatcagaaggcgtaaagcctattgaatatttcacacctgtcatccattatctgatgatgaacacgtgtctctacggtcagtacgaagcgtgcagttgaaaagacgccgacctaggtaactgtattaaatcatttcatttaccatgctatctctcctaatgtcatttctcatttaatgcaaaatgatttaaattattttcaaatcttttaaatagcccgcttcaacttcattcttttctccgtctctctattttgttgtacacttttttttttcgctgcatctgtttttctttttcaaaccctagtctttgttctaatcttacgacataatcatcatgaactcttcctcttgttcatcttcctcaaaagaaagacttacttcttcacaaatccttctacgaaattatgaatatgctcctttgaaaacttgcttgatacccacgaaggacttggaggttttatgtgaaactgctgtggacttaaacaatcttaaagcgaatggctttaagtgtgatgcaagaatccttgagcaaggatggtccaagtaccttaatagattggttggtccaatttatcctgatcttgtgaaggatttctgggtacatgcaacggttaccccaacggccatcatttcattcgtgctagggcatgaagtggttatctctgaaaaactgatcaggaagctatacaatctgaatgatgaagaaggttggtctggttttcgacatgcatctgttgattggtcgatagttgaaaaacaaatctctcagtcttctgggattgactcgaataacacaggcaccttgaggccattttatagagtatgggctgagattattctgggttctcttcatcacagaaaaaggatgctctcctcttcttacatcagtccagatcacaagcacactcttttctgcattggcaaaaagactgagatcaacatttctcacattctgtttgagaatctgaaaacttcaatccttgagtcaagagaagaggaaagggcgaagtaccctcatctttcaagaacgactattccgtttggaagaatgatttcagacattcttactgaaagcaaagtgctggactccatcagaaaactcaatgcatcccatttgcttggagtagttcaaggtcccatttttaatggtgtggatttgttcagattagaactcattaaaaatgtaccttctgtgtgcccaagctttcctgacattctctcaagaagagttgttgttgaaggttttgcctccctgtttcaagaagaactgcatcaggttgtcaagtcttacctggaagattgtgttaggaagcaatcagatattgatcctgcttggatccgtggcagagtacttccgtccaaggctgaccttttgaagaaggatcagaaggaacaaaaggctaggattaaaagaaaagcccgagaagatgaggctaagaaggccaagaagttgagagtcacctttgatcctgacaaggtggactctgaagaacgaagggagaaaaggattagagattcctttcgcagaaccagatcttcttcttctgtgcaaatctccaggcaggtttttactccacctccctctgtccctaaaccatccttccaatcacctccatctgaaccaaaaataaacttcaccttaccaaatatttctccatcaacctcctcctctcccattctaaatcccactcctctaaatattcttcccccaactccttctgataagactttctcaccaattccctttacaaataattcatcctcatcaatcattctctcagctattccctcctcctcatccaccgcacctccaccttctgtatccaatcccttacctaccagaaaatcaaaacctgtttgtcctctctacccgaactacaaattcaccctcaatccgtctgaacctgaactctctacctacctggaacttttcagatatgaagtaatcaatggcttagaccttctgaaggaagctttcctaaatggtctgaatgatgtttctacaagaaatatctggaaaagatttcgcaaggtgtttcaagaagaagcaatgggagtacagaaaagacttgtggctgctgccccacgacctcgtggaatcctaaggaattatgaagacttctggtttgctagtctcaaaggaagacatctgttggaagagaagcccttcttggatgagatggaacaattaagactggctgctgaaatggaagcaaatccatgcaaggatattgttatctttattcctgattatcctgttctgctcggagacttcaagactctctttgactatctgagggaaaacccttctgagaaagacccaagcttggtcattccagaagttgttaacccaccagaagttgaaggtccttctgctcccaggaatctagctgccattcttcaggcacttgagaatggagactcggaaattcctgctgcagaatatggagatgcttctatgcaagaagcagatgctgaagatcatgttgctgaatcagatcctgttgaggaaatccctgcaaatgatctatccatggaagctacagatcaagttgctattcctgtggttgaaagcggtgaagcttcttctgatgaatcttctcgtcttgcaaggactctggaagaaattcagaggagacaggatgagcaaagctcactcaatgatgagtatagagctttcatggtgaggcaagatggacacaacaatgaggttcaagagatgctggccaagatcttgtcaaggctagggccatcttagattgagtctgtgttgtttcttttttcgttgcatctgttttttttgtgcatctgatcttacttatctccatgtacttctgtacctgctgtttgaacttcaatgaaatcatcttcttcctccgtgcgtttctttttgtttgtctctgaatcttttctgttttttgatgatatgacaaaaagggggagaagataaatgataaatgatttgattaatctatcagttgctgggtaaagctcccacacattttctaacaagaactgcaagttctatatggtttaagtgttttgcaggtataaagaagtgaagagaatcttcaaagcaaacacaagaagcaaaaccataagaagtgttattctataaaaagaataagctcatggaaactgaagcaagctgagtgctgtcaagcttcagaaatcagaagcaagaaagaagaatgaatcagaagcacaaataatagaatttgatccatatttgtctatttgctctgacaaaattctatttgctctgatacattattttagcctatatggctctgatacatatcatgtgttctaatatacattttatgttctgactcgttcatgctgacttttgtcgttaagtttttgttctgtaacatttcaggatgtagagatgctctgatgatgctctggtacattcaacaatgttctgatacaaatctagcatgaagtgaggttggtagaaattcaagctctgaagctatccgagggaagcagaaatcagaagctgtgattgttctaaagatccagaaaactcaagttctgaagctgtcctaaatggaagcagaaatcagaagctgtgaatgttctgaagatcaaagaaattcaagttctgaagctgtcctaaatggaagcagaaatcagaagctgtgaatgttctgaagatcaaagaaattcaagttctgaagctgtcctagatggaagcaggaatcagaagctgtgagtgttctagggatctaaagaaattctagttctgaagctgtccaatggaagcagaagtcagaagctatgaattctctaaagacagaagcttatgtgatcgtctctaccgaaataatcagggaagtcttttattaaagttcttcgagtatttatttcagggggagattatttatctcagggggagattgttaatctcagggggagacatattcatatgcttatgctatagctgtgtaatttgtcttttgccgtctgctctttctgatcgcaaattcatatcatttatatatgtttttgtcatcatcaaaaagggggagattgttagaacaagatttgttctgatcaattatcttagttttgatgataacaataatatgaattttgcttaagataatatggtactctaatccaatgcaatttccttttcaggaaatatataaagagtatgcataattcagcgcttagaagctttgtctcaagggttcagcatgcaacatcagaacatggtctggcaagacatcagaagatggtcgaagcagaatcagaacatgggtctatggaagcatcagaagaacatgagatcagaagcactgaagttctgatggtatcacgctcagaagcacttcaaggtcagaagatcagaagatgctttgcaccaagctgtttgactctgatgatattcaaacgttgtattcacaaacatcagatcagaaggaagtacaagtggcaagctacgctgactgacaaaaggaacgttaaaagctactagaggcaacgtcagtagacacagcgtgaacaaggctcgaggtagttgacaaaagcgtataacattaaatgcgatgctgtacggaacacgcaaagcattaaatgcactcaacggtcatcttctccaacgcctataaatatgaagttctgatgagaagcaaggttaacgattctacacaaaacaactcatattaacttgctgaaactctgttctattcaaagctcagaatcttcatcttcatcaaagctcactacattgctgttgtaatatattagtgagattaagcttaaacgttaagagaaatatcacagtttgtgattatagcttttaagaagcaattgtaatactcttagaattgattacattaagttgtaaggaactagagtgatcgtgtggatcagaatactctaggaagtcttagaggttatctaagcaggttgtaactagagtgatcgtgtggatcagaagactctagaaaagtcttagagggtatctaagcagttgttcctggagtgatcagtgtgtgatcagaagactctggaagacttagttgctgactaagtggagaaccattgtaatccgtgcgattagtggattaaatcctcagttgaggtaaatcatctctgcgggggtggactagagtagtttagttaacaacgaaccaggataaaaataactgtgcaatttatttttatctgtctagtttttaaagctacacttattcaaaccccccctttctaagtgtttttctatccttcagggccTTCCACATCTACTACCTCATATTGGAGGCCCCGGGATGATGGTGAGGGTTCCTCACAAACGCCCTTCGCCCGCAGATGCCATCGGGCTAGTTCTTCTACTCATGTGCCAATGACGACCGATGCTGGTTCTTCGGTGCCACCTCCTGAGCTACACGAGAAGGATGATGCAGTTGAGAGGCATGTCTTCTACCCTGGGGGTCCTATAGATGTATCCTTGTTGACAGGGTAGGCATGGTCTTCGGTGTTTTTTTGGAAGATTTCAGGATTGGGATACCCAGAAGTTCTACTACCACGGCCGGAAGATTTCCGCTTTCGTGCAGCCTACTGAGTCGTGGTTCCAAGATGTCTTCTTAGCTTCTGGGATGAAGGACTTCTATCAGTTCGGGTTCCACATGATACATAATGGGATGCTTATGGCATTTGCAGAGAGGTGGCATCCAGAGACTTCGTCATTTCATCTTCCTCGCGGTGAGCTTACCATCACTCTTGACGACGTTGCATGCCTCCTGTATATACATATCAGGGGTACCCTCCTTGGTCACAGTAGGATGAcgaaggaggaagtgagggagaTGCTGATTGAGAAGCTTGGGGATGATCCAGAGGATGcgcttgaggaggtggagaggacccGCGGGACACACATGAGGTTTCATTTCTTAGTGCGGCAGTACGAAGCCGAGTTCCTTGCGGCACAGTCTGCTGATGGTGACGAGGCAGAGGTGGATATACACAGGAAGCGGGTAATGAGATGTTACCTCCTTTTTTTAGGCACCCATTtgtttgtggacacgagctcaTCGTACACAAACGTCATTTACCTGAGGTACTTATCGGACACCGCATGtgtccatgagtacaactggggagCGGCTACATTGGTGTACAACTACCATAGACTCGGAGAGGGATGCATGTGGAAGGCAAGGACTGTGGCTGGCAGTTGTACCCTCTtaatggtaacaatcttatatcattatactttttctcaaagtttattatatatttgtggtAATATGTTTGATCCCCGTTATTTTTTTTAGGATTGGATATTACAACACTTCTCTGTTAATATTGGCTTGGGAGAGGTGTCAGACTATACTGAGGTTATGGCGCGTGCTAGAGCCTTCATCCCCCTCAAAGGGAACCAGTTGTCGGATCCTTACAGGCGCTATCTTGACTGCATGGCTGCAGAGGACGTCCAATATGACTGTTATGCTGCTCACTGTGAGGTGGTTGCGTGGGATGACGTTGCCTTATATTCTGGATAATTGGCTGCCAGTTGACCATCACTGTTCGTTATCTTTCGAAGCGTGTCATGCAACAGTTCGGCTACTGTCAGACGATACCTCGCAACCCTCTTGTCTTAGCTCCTATATTGATGACTCGTCGGCAGATAGATGATGTCTTTGCAAACtgggagcatcacatggttcctAATGAGGCTTGGGCGACCAGATCAGAGGTAGACTGAAGTTGCGTTGACGGGTACATCACCTGGTACTACAGGGGGTCACACTCATACATGATTCCCACTGCATCGGGATCACCATCCAGACCAGCCCACAAGGAGATTTAGCGGACTCATCAGTTTAGGTTGACCACACTAATGATGTTCTTCCTCAATGTCGTGAGATACTTGACATGGCGCAGACAGGCATTGCCGCTGGTTTCTTCCCTGAGGGGTCTGATCACATGCGTGTATTGGATAGTATCATGGGGGTGGCAGAGAGAGCATTTTTGTACCGTCGAAACCGTGCCAGGATGGGTGGGCCACTTGACAGTAGAGGCACATAAGCCAGCAGAGGACATGGACGCAGAGGCGGGGCCAGAGGCAGGGTAGAGGCGGAGGATGTTGTCTGGCATACACAATAGTAGTGAtgcttgtgatttttttgatatctgtattttgattttatttatgcaCGTTACTTTGATTATGTATTTGACATTATGGCCGATGATTTAtaccatgtattttttttttggtgtaCTATATTTCGTTGCCTTTAAATTTCATTACTttaatttactataatttgatattccatttttgttataaaagttgaattttggagtgaatgtatttgatttgaaaatatagtaGAATGTTTCGtgggtacatctacggaacattaTCACGTtatgtagatgtacctacggaaaaagtccaattttttataaaaaaaaatgtgcttccggatatgcatctacgaaagttAGGGGCATTATTAAAATTTAGTCAGGTGCCTAAGAGATTCAAGGGGTGTAATGAGATATTCTCAAAAACAATTATGGGAGAATTTCGTCATTCATCATACTACTTCTTAATTTgaatagttaaataattaatttttttataaacaaaagaaCTATATTGATAAAGGCAACTCAATACAGAAGAgggaaagaaaaaatataatcGAGTTTAACTCGAACCAACCTGATACAAACAGAAAGCAGGATTAACATTCCAACGGGATATCAATCCCACGAGATATCAATCCTACCGTTATTACTAATGTCCAACCAATCCCATAAAATAGACTTAATCCGAGAAAATACTACAGAAATATCCAATGGTCATTTTTAAAGATAATAGCATTCCTAGTCAGCCAAATAATTCAATTCACCGCAAACCACAAGAGCCTTCTAAGTTTTTTCTTGATCTTTCCTAGCAATAGTGaatcaaaaatttcaaaactctCCAAATCAGACCTCAACATAGGTAATGTCGGAATACCCAACCAAGTGATAGCCGACCAAATTTGAACCGAAATATTACAATAGAAGATGAGATGAACACCTGGTTCTTCTTTACTTAGTAAAAGAGACATCCTAAGCCACTGGAATTGATAACACCTCTTCTGCCAAGCTGAGTACGCGAAATAATCTCTAACCAAAAAACGAATATTAGAAGGAATCGAGACTTTCCATAACTTAGCAAACAAGTGAGTATGAGTGGAAACTTGTTCCGACCCTATCGAATTCAAAGAATTCAATCTCAAATATGCCGCTTTAACCTAAAATCTAAGCGGATCCCTCCACCAAATGAAGGAGTCTGACTCTTACGGAAAAGAATGTAAATATGCCAAAATACACAAAAGCTTACTCAACTCATGAGACGCAACTGTCGACAACGAATCAGCACCAAAATTCAAATTCCAAGACTATTTACCATCAGACCAATAGCCCAACAATACATGTTAGCTGCAGAATTCGGGTCAGCCCTAAACAGTGGTTTGTTGAAAATAACCGATGTTATAACTTATGTGTACCAAAGATTAAATTTACAATATTAATTTTTGctgtgttttatgtttttttatatagACTTTGTTGAATTTATGCTAACTCCGCCAGGGCATTATCATGGACATATAGAAAAATGAGCACTAATTACTAATTGTATAACTGAGTTCATTTTGAATTCTTATGATTAAGACCTTACACAAAAAGCTCACCTAATCTGGGTCATAAGATCCAAACATGAAATGAGAGACCTTTACTAAAAGCACTCACTTTCCGGCTATTACGTTTTCTTAGTGCTTAAACATCCTATGTGGCACATACATAGTTAGATTCATGGGACACCACTATGTTATAACTCATACACATTCACAATCCAAACCCTAATCAAATACACTATTTTCACATACATGTATATGACAAAGTATAAACCATGTAAAACTTGAAGACTTAAAGAAGAAGCAATGAAAAAAGTGAGTGCTGTCTTAAGCCTACcttttatgatttttatcaaACACTGTCGCACATCAAAAGCATGTGCATTtaaaaatcttgaaaacatcaaTTGTCACCCAACTTTAGCTTCCACACACCACCTTTAAATGCATATAcctattaaatataataatattgacCCCACGTAACTATTACTCAgttttaaaatacttattttCTAATTGGCTTTAACTCATTCTTATTAAATCCACATGGTAAACTTGGGTATGTGAATATAAATAATAGATATTCTGATAGTAAAAAATTGCAGTATACAGTTCAATTGATCTTAAACAAACTTTGTTATCatcttaaaaatttaaattttgtctaacttaattttaaaaaaattaatttgtaaacatatttttgaatcatatcttatttaatatatgactCTTAAAATGTTGGTGAATAATATATAAGAATATTTGTCAATAtacacataaaaataataattgtttcgGGTTGGTTAAGATAGTTTCGTTACTTGGGAATCGaggttaaaattaatttataaacatcagactttttaattcaattagacgtcttttttaaatgataaaatcgtGTCAGTTTTTACATTCAAAACAGACAATATCTCATAGTCACAAAATCTAGCTCacctaaataatttataattttttattaaaatagaaaaCTTCTTTTCTCTCCACTTTCTTTAACCCATGACCCTATTTAGAATAAATAAACATTTCATCCCTCATCTCTTCTCTCCATAACTTTGTGTCATTGAAGTGCCTTTTTTCCACCAATTCAAAAATGATACCCAACAACATATCCTCACCCTCACCCTCACCCTCAAACCAAACAAACATTCAAATCTCTCCAGAACAAACTAGCATCTTAAAAACACCCAAAAACTATCATCCCTTTAGAACAAGGTCATCAAGAAAGCTAGCAATCCTCAATGTTGTTGAACATCAAAAAACCAAACCAATAGTATGGTTTGCCGCAATACTATGTTTCATCTTCAGCCTCATGCTAATCTTCTTTGGCATAGCAACATTAATATGTTACCTAGCCCTAAAACCAAGCAACCCTTCATTTGATATTGCAAATGCAAGCTTAAACTTAGTATATTTTGACTCAAAACCCTATCTCAATGGTGAGTTCACACTTCTCACAAACTTTTCAAACCCTAATAGAAGAGTTCATGTGAAGTTTGAGTCTTTACATATTGAACTTTTCTTCACAAATAGACTCATATCATCTCAATCCATTAATCCTTTTACTCAAAAGCCAAGAGAAACTAGGTTGCAAGCAGTGAAGTTTATGTCAAGTTTGCTTTTTGTGGCACAAGAGGTGGGTGTGAAACTTGAAGAGGATGTGCAAAGTAGTAATAGGTTGAGTTACTATGCAAGGGGAACGTTTAAGGTGAAGGTTAAAATGGGAATTATACATTTGTCTTTTTGGCTTCATAGTGTTTGTCACATGGAGATGACTGGTCCACCTGCTGGTTCTCTTGTTGCTAGACAATGCATAACAACTAGATGAAGATGgaggtttttttttaatgtttggttttatttatttatttagtttttataatattttggTGTATAGTAAATTAATTAGAGTGTGCAAAAGAGTGATATGATTCATCTCAAACTGAAAAAAGATATTAAAAGATACCatttcatattttctattttttcttattttaattgttGATAGAAATTTAAGGGTATAGAATGTTCACGCTCTTCAATATCAAGAAtgtgtataaaatatttttatttaattcagttaaaataaaattattttttaaaaatttgttagAATTTAGCAAAATTCACAccaaaaagtttaaaaaataaaatacactcTTAAAATTCAAGAATTCAAGTCTTCACTAATATATCAACATCTCCTTCATTTAAATAACTTATAAACAAAAGTTGATTTCATAGATTTTGATACaaaatgttatatatttttattatagactataatataaataataaaaaagcataattcaaataaaaaattgaacatGTTTTTTTTCCTGGGTTTATAAGTTAAATAAAACCTATATACCTACAATTTAGAAAATAGTTGATTGTATTAATCAAGCCTAATATCAAATTTAGATTTagatttgtttatttaattaaataattaaagttgACCTAATATTTAACAAGTCAAGTTTGAGTAGCTCAACTCATTTAAATTTTAGATATGATAAAAGCTTATTTAGAATAAATTTTACGACCATCACTTTTGTAACTTTTTAGGTAAGTATGGTGCATATCTGtctcatttaaataaaaaatggaggAATAGACATTATATGCGAgtctaaaatcatttttaaaagaaTTAGGGTGATAAAAGACCGACATGTGGGCACTGCTGCatctttcaaatttaaaaatgcaaaaatatatatttatttttgtgtctacgaaagaagaaaaaaattaaacaaacattAAAGAGTGAATGATTAAaacattaatttattttgaaaaaattcagATAAAAGAGACATGTTAACTCGTCGAGTCTATTTTGTCACCCAACACATTTCAAAACTATAATAAATACCAATAACTTAATGAATAAGAATTTGACTTAATTGTTGTATACCAACTCACCTTTAACAGTTACTTAGTTAGCATTTTGTTACTTTTTTCTTTTATGAGTTGCACTGATTAGAAAACTTTTTGACTGCTTAAAATAGTTAAAGCCAAAGGGacaaataattgattattgacGTGGTATCAACTAGGATTTTAAAAGTAACTTAAATCATTGTGGCGAGGCGAGCCTAACATCCCAAAATCACGTTTTAATCCACAATCTTCAAAATTGCGTTTTTAAATTGctcattattataattattttcttacaAAAATATCTATTATTTTACATTTTACATACGAGAAAAATAACTTTTATATCCATTTTATGAagattgataaaaataaaaaaatactgcAAAGAATAGTATACAAGGTCAACAACTTCATTAACAATTTTAGAAAACAACAGTGTTATTTTAACACAATATTAAATGAGACAGtagtatttataaattattttgagtTAGACTTATACATATACTTACAAATTATATGTCAAAAAGATTTATATTGATTGTAGGAGTTCAATTTACGCCTTTTCAAATGAATCAACGCTTTATCAATTGGATTAATTTTCATTGATACttactattataaattaattgataataatcaaattaatcatATTGGATCTTTGTATTGAGCTTTGTATTGGGtttgttttattaaaatgttTGACCGATCCAAAACAGTTGTCTCCTAAGTCATTTTATGAGACTCAAAATTAGGATTGTTATTGTAGAATTTTGTCGAGGCTGGCCTTTTTTGTTTCCCCTCCTAACTTTTTCTTAGTTGTTATCCTTGCCTTTATTAGCACTCTCTATGGTCTCAAACGTTTTCTCATGTGATGTCTCGCCTCCGTGGGGAGACTTATTAGTTTGCGACGAATTGCTTTGCCTATAAGATATTCTATGAGAAACTTGTGTGTCTTTTGTAAttgtctttcttctttctttcttgggCTTATACCTTCAATCTCTCATTCATAATAAGTTTTTCTAAGGCGTCTTTTAGATGGACGCATTCATGAGTTTTCTGTCCATGACTCTTGTGGAAGAAGCAAATTTTAACATGTTTATCTGTGCAAATTCTTTCACGTAGTGGGGTTGCCTCACTCGATCTCTTTGAATTTGATGTTGGCACATTcttggaagatattttctcttGAAGTGTTCAAGTAGTTTGTACAAAGAGAACCTAGCACGTTGTTCTTGTGTGTGTCTCTGTCTCCATATTCTCGGTGTCTGTTTTCTCCTTGTCTGTCACCCATCGTGTTCCCTGATCCTTTGTTCCATTCTACAACTTCAACCAATAGTTTCTCTTTGTAATCAATATAAATTTAGAATCGAGTGAGTAGGTCACTTAGGCTCTCA includes these proteins:
- the LOC131617755 gene encoding NDR1/HIN1-like protein 6, which translates into the protein MIPNNISSPSPSPSNQTNIQISPEQTSILKTPKNYHPFRTRSSRKLAILNVVEHQKTKPIVWFAAILCFIFSLMLIFFGIATLICYLALKPSNPSFDIANASLNLVYFDSKPYLNGEFTLLTNFSNPNRRVHVKFESLHIELFFTNRLISSQSINPFTQKPRETRLQAVKFMSSLLFVAQEVGVKLEEDVQSSNRLSYYARGTFKVKVKMGIIHLSFWLHSVCHMEMTGPPAGSLVARQCITTR